The Primulina eburnea isolate SZY01 chromosome 8, ASM2296580v1, whole genome shotgun sequence genome contains a region encoding:
- the LOC140838745 gene encoding O-fucosyltransferase 8-like isoform X1 yields MEHQLRMSQNGDPSLGRRSFGGEHYWDKPGTEKWFKNDRVKYSACKRVWGGKKHMKWLRRHIRSIVFTFMLMVFLFLLDSLLSSVFNPTLFKNMQASRKSYDQEGRNTTYDDQAKNPVMYFRLLHMASVSLAEREIEQKESNFWKERYLQASLWKPWADNGSQVTRAVTLRNHTGYVLVSANGGLNQQRVAVCNAVAVASLLNATLVIPRFLYSNVWKDPSQFHDIYQEDTFMNTLKNNVNIVKELPSNLKSKDLKAIGSIVTDSDLSKEATPEEYTENILPILIRNGVVHFLGFGNRLGFNSMPSDVQKLRCKCNFHALKFVPRIQKIGSLLVKRIRKYESAKSLLDKALLGKYISSIPPRKQVAITSSSKYLALHLRFEVDMVAYSMCDFGGGEDEKRELQAYREEHFPILLERLKKLKQISPTELRITGRCPLTPEEAALVLAGLGFDSGTSVYLAGSKIYGGKSKMKSITGLYPNMVTKEDLLSPKELEPLRNFSSQLAALDFIACAASDVFSMTDSGSQLSSLVSGFRTYYGGRNAPILRPSKKSLASILRENNTISWHSFERRIRRMIEEGQRVVNNTCSGKSIYRHPRCNECMRKDQ; encoded by the exons ATGGAGCACCAATTGAGAATGTCACAAAATGGTGATCCGTCTTTAGGTAGAAGGTCATTTGGAGGAGAGCATTATTGGGACAAACCTGGAACGGAGAAATGGTTTAAGAATGATAGAGTAAAGTACAGTGCTTGTAAGAGAGTTTGGGGGGGTAAAAAGCATATGAAGTGGCTACGAAGGCATATCAGGTCTATCGTGTTTACATTTATGTTGATGgtctttctttttcttctggACTCGTTATTGTCATCCGTGTTTAATCCCACACTTTTCAAGAATATGCAAGCTTCGAGAAAATCATATGATCAAGAG GGGAGAAACACAACATATGATGACCAAGCGAAAAATCCAGTTATGTATTTTCGACTATTACATATGGCATCAGTTTCACTCGCAGAG AGAGAGATTGAGCAAAAGGAGTCAAATTTTTGGAAGGAACGATATCTTCAAGCTTCTTTGTGGAAACCTTGGGCTGATAATGGGTCACAAG TAACCAGAGCTGTAACACTCAGGAACCACACTGGTTATGTATTAGTTAGTGCAAATGGTGGTCTAAATCAACAACGTGTTGCG GTCTGTAACGCAGTTGCGGTAGCATCTCTCCTTAATGCAACTTTAGTAATTCCTCGATTTCTTTACAGCAATGTATGGAAGGATCCAAG CCAGTTTCATGATATTTATCAAGAGGATACTTTTATGAATACACTGAAGAATAATGTAAATATTGTGAAGGAGCTCCCTTCGAATCTGAAATCAAAAGATCTCAAGGCAATTGGCAGTATC GTAACAGATTCAGATCTTTCAAAGGAGGCAACGCCTGAAGAATACACAGAGAACATTCTCCCTATTTTAATTCGTAATGGAGTTGTTCACTTTCTTGGATTTGGTAATAGACTAGGGTTCAACTCAATGCCTTCTGATGTTCAG AAACTAAGATGCAAGTGTAACTTTCATGCATTAAAGTTCGTCCCGAGAATTCAAAAAATCGGCTCTTTATTAGTGAAGAGGATAAGAAAATATGAGAGTGCAAAAAGCCTTTTAGACAAAGCGCTTCTTGGAAAATACATCTCAAGTATCCCTCCAAGAAAGCAAGTCGCCATAACAAGCTCTTCCAAATACCTTGCGTTGCATTTGCGGTTCGAAGTTGATATGGTGGCATATTCCATGTGTGATTTTGGAGGTGGTGAAGATGAGAAACGGGAGCTTCAGGCCTATAGAGAGGAGCATTTTCCTATTCTCCTCGAGCGGTTGAAGAAATTAAA ACAGATTTCTCCGACAGAATTAAGAATAACAGGAAGGTGCCCATTAACACCAGAAGAAGCGGCATTGGTTCTTGCAGGGCTCGGATTTGACAGTGGAACTTCCGTCTATCTTGCTGGATCAAAAATTTATGGAGGAAAATCAaagatgaaatctattactggCCTTTATCCAAATATGGTTACAAAGGAGGATCTCCTTTCTCCCAAAGAACTCGAACCTCTACGGAATTTTTCATCTCAG CTTGCAGCTTTGGATTTTATCGCTTGTGCTGCTTCTGATGTTTTCTCCATGACCGACTCGGGAAGCCAGCTATCATCCTTGGTGTCTGGTTTTCGTACCTATTATGGTGGAAGAAATGCTCCCATCTTGAGGCCTAGCAAGAAGAGTTTGGCCTCAATCCTTCGTGAAAATAACACAATCAGCTGGCACAGTTTTGAGAGAAGAATACGAAGGATGATCGAGGAAGGCCAAAGAGTAGTGAATAACACGTGTTCTGGCAAAAGCATTTATCGACATCCAAGATGTAATGAGTGCATGCGCAAAGATCAATAG
- the LOC140838746 gene encoding calmodulin-binding receptor kinase CaMRLK-like, whose product MNSLFKLILIITSFFVAESTQTCSNKIADQALLSKAFSSVSGFNFSWFSFTNCSSLPISEIKLPSRNLAGTISWKFLANMTQLQVIDLSNNSLAGSVSPVIWFLPNLVEINLSNNRLGGVLGLPKLGSVKFNSSLRRIDVSFNRFKDFGRVSNFKYLTYLDFSHNSFRAVLLPSWFTNLTNLEYLNLSGGNFSGDVKAISRLQFLKYLDVSNNGFTGNFPADFPPLGNLKFLNVSSNNFSGELDSKFVQKFGFSAFNHAGHFITRNSTSAATARPELHIKPHPGAPPPHKPPQKNTVKNPKPVKNVKPEKALILAILLPSTLFLILLSFFTYCLCKKRATSKRTKWAISKPIQIPFRLEKSGPFSFETESGSSWVADLKEPTSAPVVMFEKPLLKLTFKDLIASTSHFGKEYLLAEGNNVPLYRAVLPGDLHVAIKVLENARSLSNDEAVAIFEDISKLKHPNLLPISGYCIAGNEKLVLYEFMANGDLHRWMHELPTGAPNVEDWSNDTWEIRAGSHYTSPEELEWRTRHRIAIGIARGLAYLHNARSKPVVHGNLVASNILLTDDLEPKIAGFSLGDKGRLGGSSEGDVYNFGVVLVELLTGKLGSADTVDWVRRLVKDGLGVNALDSRLKLCGNSVGKMTECLGVGYLCTAQAPGKRPTMQQVLGLLKDLHPSPLELI is encoded by the exons ATGAATTCCCTTTTCAAATTAATCCTCATCATTACCTCTTTCTTCGTCGCAGAATCCACACAAACATGCAGCAACAAAATAGCAGACCAAGCTCTACTTTCCAAAGCATTCTCCTCTGTTTCTGGGTTCAACTTTTCTTGGTTCTCCTTCACCAACTGTTCAAGTCTTCCCATATCAGAAATCAAACTCCCCTCGAGGAATCTCGCTGGCACGATTTCATGGAAGTTTCTTGCGAACATGACGCAGCTGCAAGTAATAGATCTCTCCAACAATTCTTTGGCTGGTTCTGTTTCGCCCGTGATATGGTTTCTTCCGAATCTCGTTGAAATCAACCTGTCCAACAACCGGCTTGGAGGTGTACTTGGGCTCCCGAAGCTCGGCTCGGTGAAGTTTAATTCATCGTTGCGAAGGATTGATGTTTCGTTCAACAGGTTTAAGGATTTTGGTCGCGTTTCGAATTTTAAGTATCTTACTTATCTAGATTTTTCGCATAATAGTTTCAGAGCTGTTTTGTTGCCTTCTTGGTTTACCAACTTAACTAATCTAGAATATCTCAATCTTTCTGGTGGCAATTTTTCTGGGGACGTAAAGGCAATTTCCCGTCTCCAGTTCCTGAAATATCTTGATGTTTCCAACAATGGGTTCACTGGAAATTTTCCCGCTGATTTTCCACCATTAGGTAACCTTAAGTTCTTGAATGTCTCATCCAATAACTTTTCTGGTGAATTGGACTCAAAATTTGTCCAAAAGTTCGGTTTTTCAGCCTTCAATCACGCCGGACATTTCATCACTAGGAATAGCACCTCCGCCGCCACCGCCAGGCCtgaattacacattaaacctcaCCCGGGAGCCCCGCCACCGCATAAACCACCACAGAAAAACACTGTCAAAAATCCCAAACCTGTCAAGAATGTTAAACCCGAAAAAGCCTTAATCTTAGCTATATTACTACCTTCAACATTATTCCTAATCTTGCTTAGTTTTTTTACGTACTGCCTATGCAAGAAGAGAGCGACTTCTAAACGAACCAAATGGGCAATCTCAAAGCCAATCCAAATCCCATTCAGGTTAGAAAAATCGGGTCCGTTCTCTTTTGAAACAGAATCCGGGTCCTCGTGGGTAGCTGATCTAAAAGAGCCCACTTCAGCTCCTGTGGTAATGTTTGAGAAACCATTGCTGAAGCTCACCTTCAAAGACCTTATCGCTTCGACTTCGCACTTCGGGAAAGAATACCTTCTTGCAGAGGGAAACAACGTGCCCCTTTACCGGGCCGTGCTGCCCGGAGACCTCCACGTGGCAATCAAGGTCCTAGAAAATGCCAGAAGCCTGAGCAATGATGAAGCTGTGGCAATTTTTGAAGATATTTCTAAGCTCAAGCACCCTAATCTACTACCCATCTCTGGATACtgcattgcag GTAATGAAAAGTTGGTGTTGTACGAATTTATGGCCAACGGTGATCTACACAGGTGGATGCATGAACTCCCGACTGGAGCACCAAATGTTGAAGATTGGAGCAACGACACGTGGGAGATCAGAGCCGGGTCCCACTACACTTCCCCGGAAGAACTGGAATGGCGCACCCGCCACCGTATCGCCATAGGCATCGCTCGCGGGTTGGCCTACCTCCACAATGCCCGGTCCAAGCCCGTGGTGCATGGAAACCTCGTGGCGTCAAATATCTTATTGACGGACGATCTAGAGCCTAAAATCGCGGGTTTTTCTCTAGGTGATAAAGGTCGACTCGGTGGGTCTTCCGAGGGCGATGTGTATAATTTCGGAGTCGTGCTTGTGGAGTTACTGACCGGCAAGTTGGGTTCGGCCGACACAGTTGATTGGGTGAGACGGTTGGTGAAGGATGGGCTTGGGGTGAATGCGCTGGACTCGAGGCTGAAACTTTGTGGCAACTCCGTGGGTAAGATGACAGAGTGTCTTGGCGTCGGGTACTTGTGCACGGCACAAGCGCCGGGGAAGAGACCCACGATGCAACAAGTCTTGGGTTTGCTCAAAGACTTGCATCCTTCCCCTCTAGAGTTGATTTGA
- the LOC140838745 gene encoding O-fucosyltransferase 8-like isoform X2, which translates to MIKRGETQHMMTKRKIQLCIFDYYIWHQFHSQRERLSKRSQIFGRNDIFKLLCGNLGLIMGHKVCNAVAVASLLNATLVIPRFLYSNVWKDPSQFHDIYQEDTFMNTLKNNVNIVKELPSNLKSKDLKAIGSIVTDSDLSKEATPEEYTENILPILIRNGVVHFLGFGNRLGFNSMPSDVQKLRCKCNFHALKFVPRIQKIGSLLVKRIRKYESAKSLLDKALLGKYISSIPPRKQVAITSSSKYLALHLRFEVDMVAYSMCDFGGGEDEKRELQAYREEHFPILLERLKKLKQISPTELRITGRCPLTPEEAALVLAGLGFDSGTSVYLAGSKIYGGKSKMKSITGLYPNMVTKEDLLSPKELEPLRNFSSQLAALDFIACAASDVFSMTDSGSQLSSLVSGFRTYYGGRNAPILRPSKKSLASILRENNTISWHSFERRIRRMIEEGQRVVNNTCSGKSIYRHPRCNECMRKDQ; encoded by the exons ATGATCAAGAG GGGAGAAACACAACATATGATGACCAAGCGAAAAATCCAGTTATGTATTTTCGACTATTACATATGGCATCAGTTTCACTCGCAGAG AGAGAGATTGAGCAAAAGGAGTCAAATTTTTGGAAGGAACGATATCTTCAAGCTTCTTTGTGGAAACCTTGGGCTGATAATGGGTCACAAG GTCTGTAACGCAGTTGCGGTAGCATCTCTCCTTAATGCAACTTTAGTAATTCCTCGATTTCTTTACAGCAATGTATGGAAGGATCCAAG CCAGTTTCATGATATTTATCAAGAGGATACTTTTATGAATACACTGAAGAATAATGTAAATATTGTGAAGGAGCTCCCTTCGAATCTGAAATCAAAAGATCTCAAGGCAATTGGCAGTATC GTAACAGATTCAGATCTTTCAAAGGAGGCAACGCCTGAAGAATACACAGAGAACATTCTCCCTATTTTAATTCGTAATGGAGTTGTTCACTTTCTTGGATTTGGTAATAGACTAGGGTTCAACTCAATGCCTTCTGATGTTCAG AAACTAAGATGCAAGTGTAACTTTCATGCATTAAAGTTCGTCCCGAGAATTCAAAAAATCGGCTCTTTATTAGTGAAGAGGATAAGAAAATATGAGAGTGCAAAAAGCCTTTTAGACAAAGCGCTTCTTGGAAAATACATCTCAAGTATCCCTCCAAGAAAGCAAGTCGCCATAACAAGCTCTTCCAAATACCTTGCGTTGCATTTGCGGTTCGAAGTTGATATGGTGGCATATTCCATGTGTGATTTTGGAGGTGGTGAAGATGAGAAACGGGAGCTTCAGGCCTATAGAGAGGAGCATTTTCCTATTCTCCTCGAGCGGTTGAAGAAATTAAA ACAGATTTCTCCGACAGAATTAAGAATAACAGGAAGGTGCCCATTAACACCAGAAGAAGCGGCATTGGTTCTTGCAGGGCTCGGATTTGACAGTGGAACTTCCGTCTATCTTGCTGGATCAAAAATTTATGGAGGAAAATCAaagatgaaatctattactggCCTTTATCCAAATATGGTTACAAAGGAGGATCTCCTTTCTCCCAAAGAACTCGAACCTCTACGGAATTTTTCATCTCAG CTTGCAGCTTTGGATTTTATCGCTTGTGCTGCTTCTGATGTTTTCTCCATGACCGACTCGGGAAGCCAGCTATCATCCTTGGTGTCTGGTTTTCGTACCTATTATGGTGGAAGAAATGCTCCCATCTTGAGGCCTAGCAAGAAGAGTTTGGCCTCAATCCTTCGTGAAAATAACACAATCAGCTGGCACAGTTTTGAGAGAAGAATACGAAGGATGATCGAGGAAGGCCAAAGAGTAGTGAATAACACGTGTTCTGGCAAAAGCATTTATCGACATCCAAGATGTAATGAGTGCATGCGCAAAGATCAATAG
- the LOC140838744 gene encoding shaggy-related protein kinase eta-like isoform X2, translated as MADDKEMSAPVMGGNDPVTGHIISTTIGGKNGEPKQTVSYMAERVVGTGSFGFVFQAKCLETGETVAIKKVLQDRRYKNRELQLMRTMDHPNIVSLKHYFYSTTIKNELFLNLVMEYVPESMFNVLKHYSNMNHRMPLIYVKLYTYQIFRGLAYMHSVAGVCHRDLKPQNVLVDPVTQQVKICDFGSAKALVTGEANIAYICSRFYRAPELIFGATEYTTSIDIWSAGCVLAELLLGQPLFPGENAVDQLVEIIKVLGTPTREEIRCMNPNYTDFRFPQIKAHPWHKVFQKRMPPEAIDLASRLLQYSPNLRCNALDACAHPFFDELREPNTRLPNGRLLPPLFNFKQEVCPSAASPDLINKLIPDHVKRQMGLQFFASYEGMT; from the exons ATGGCCGACGATAAG GAGATGTCTGCTCCTGTAATGGGTGGGAATGATCCAGTCACTGGCCACATAATTTCCACAACCATTGGTGGCAAGAATGGAGAACCTAAGCAG ACAGTTAGTTACATGGCAGAGCGAGTTGTGGGGACAGGTTCATTTGGATTTGTATTTCAG GCAAAATGCCTTGAAACTGGGGAGACTGTAGCTATAAAGAAGGTTTTACAAGACAGAAGATACAAGAACCGTGAGTTGCAGTTAATGAGGACAATGGATCATCCTAATATTGTTTCCCTGAAGCATTATTTCTATTCAACCACGATAAAAAACGAGCTATTTCTCAATTTAGTTATGGAATATGTTCCGGAATCAATGTTCAATGTTCTAAAGCATTACAGTAACATGAATCATAGAATGCCACTTATTTATGTGAAGCTTTACACCTACCAA ATTTTCAGAGGGTTGGCATACATGCATTCTGTTGCTGGAGTGTGCCATAGAGACTTGAAGCCACAAAATGTTCTG GTTGATCCTGTAACGCAGCAAGTGAAAATATGCGATTTTGGAAGTGCAAAAGCATTA GTGACAGGCGAGGCAAACATAGCGTACATCTGTTCACGATTTTACCGTGCTCCTGAACTAATTTTTGGTGCAACCGAATACACTACATCCATTGATATTTGGTCAGCTGGTTGTGTCCTCGCTGAGCTTCTTCTGGGCCAG CCTTTGTTTCCTGGAGAGAATGCTGTGGATCAGCTTGTGGAGATCATCAAG GTTCTTGGAACTCCAACAAGGGAGGAAATTCGTTGTATGAATCCAAATTATACCGATTTTAGATTCCCGCAAATAAAGGCGCACCCTTGGCACAAG GTTTTCCAAAAACGAATGCCTCCAGAAGCAATAGATCTTGCCTCCAGGTTGCTGCAATACTCTCCAAATCTCCGCTGCAATGCT CTAGATGCATGTGCACATCCATTCTTCGATGAGCTTCGAGAACCCAACACTCGATTGCCAAATGGTCGCCTCCTACCACCTTTGTTCAACTTCAAACAGGAGGT CTGTCCTAGTGCTGCTTCACCAGACCTTATTAACAAGCTGATACCCGACCATGTGAAAAGACAAATGGGTTTGCAGTTTTTTGCATCCTACGAGGGCATGACGTGA
- the LOC140838744 gene encoding shaggy-related protein kinase eta-like isoform X1, with protein sequence MADDKEMSAPVMGGNDPVTGHIISTTIGGKNGEPKQTVSYMAERVVGTGSFGFVFQAKCLETGETVAIKKVLQDRRYKNRELQLMRTMDHPNIVSLKHYFYSTTIKNELFLNLVMEYVPESMFNVLKHYSNMNHRMPLIYVKLYTYQIFRGLAYMHSVAGVCHRDLKPQNVLVDPVTQQVKICDFGSAKALVTGEANIAYICSRFYRAPELIFGATEYTTSIDIWSAGCVLAELLLGQPLFPGENAVDQLVEIIKVLGTPTREEIRCMNPNYTDFRFPQIKAHPWHKVFQKRMPPEAIDLASRLLQYSPNLRCNALDACAHPFFDELREPNTRLPNGRLLPPLFNFKQEVCEFSLISVP encoded by the exons ATGGCCGACGATAAG GAGATGTCTGCTCCTGTAATGGGTGGGAATGATCCAGTCACTGGCCACATAATTTCCACAACCATTGGTGGCAAGAATGGAGAACCTAAGCAG ACAGTTAGTTACATGGCAGAGCGAGTTGTGGGGACAGGTTCATTTGGATTTGTATTTCAG GCAAAATGCCTTGAAACTGGGGAGACTGTAGCTATAAAGAAGGTTTTACAAGACAGAAGATACAAGAACCGTGAGTTGCAGTTAATGAGGACAATGGATCATCCTAATATTGTTTCCCTGAAGCATTATTTCTATTCAACCACGATAAAAAACGAGCTATTTCTCAATTTAGTTATGGAATATGTTCCGGAATCAATGTTCAATGTTCTAAAGCATTACAGTAACATGAATCATAGAATGCCACTTATTTATGTGAAGCTTTACACCTACCAA ATTTTCAGAGGGTTGGCATACATGCATTCTGTTGCTGGAGTGTGCCATAGAGACTTGAAGCCACAAAATGTTCTG GTTGATCCTGTAACGCAGCAAGTGAAAATATGCGATTTTGGAAGTGCAAAAGCATTA GTGACAGGCGAGGCAAACATAGCGTACATCTGTTCACGATTTTACCGTGCTCCTGAACTAATTTTTGGTGCAACCGAATACACTACATCCATTGATATTTGGTCAGCTGGTTGTGTCCTCGCTGAGCTTCTTCTGGGCCAG CCTTTGTTTCCTGGAGAGAATGCTGTGGATCAGCTTGTGGAGATCATCAAG GTTCTTGGAACTCCAACAAGGGAGGAAATTCGTTGTATGAATCCAAATTATACCGATTTTAGATTCCCGCAAATAAAGGCGCACCCTTGGCACAAG GTTTTCCAAAAACGAATGCCTCCAGAAGCAATAGATCTTGCCTCCAGGTTGCTGCAATACTCTCCAAATCTCCGCTGCAATGCT CTAGATGCATGTGCACATCCATTCTTCGATGAGCTTCGAGAACCCAACACTCGATTGCCAAATGGTCGCCTCCTACCACCTTTGTTCAACTTCAAACAGGAGGTGTGTGAATTTAGCTTGATATCTGTTCCCTAA
- the LOC140838742 gene encoding probable LRR receptor-like serine/threonine-protein kinase At5g45780, whose protein sequence is MRETKLILALTLYWMITVADASPSLLSPKGVNFEVAALMSVKKEMRALNHVLDGWDINSVDPCTWNMVGCSAEGFVVSLEMAGVGLSGTLSPSVGNLTHLQTMLLQNNQLTGVVPSDIGKLSELQTLDLSGNQFFGEIPSSLGCVPHLNYLRLSRNKLSGQIPTSIANLTGLSFLDLSFNNLSGPIPKILAKDYSVSGNIFLCSSSSEICMASQNPVNGTNSYTEVGHHHIIIAVIAGVSCALVISISLLICWVRWYRFRVLCTSHVQQGYEFNIGHLKHFSLCELQVATSNFSSRNIIGQGGFGVVYKGFLPNKTVVAVKRLKDPSFTGEVQFQTEVEMIGLALHRNLLRLYGFCMTPAEKLLVYPFMPNGSVADRLRDPCHENPSLDWGKRMRIAVGAARGLLYLHEQCNPKIIHRDVKAANILLDESFEAVVGDFGLAKLLDPRDSHVTTAVRGTVGHIAPEYLSTGQSSEKTDVFGFGILLLELTTGQKALDAANVQVQKGTILDWVRTLYEDKKLEELVDKNLRGCFNADELEKAVGLTLQCTQSSPDQRPKMSKVLKILVSGEREPTESPGVADPCQGTTFSFPCNFSQAREESSFVAEAIELSGPR, encoded by the exons ATGAGAGAAACGAAGCTAATTTTGGCACTCACTTTATACTGGATGATTACGGTGGCTGATGCTTCACCAAGTCTTCTTTCCCCTAAGGGTGTTAACTTTGAAG TTGCTGCGCTGATGTCTGTGAAGAAAGAGATGAGAGCTTTGAATCATGTTTTGGATGGATGGGATATCAATTCTGTTGATCCTTGTACTTGGAACATGGTCGGTTGCTCTGCTGAGGGATTTGTTGTTTCTTT AGAAATGGCCGGCGTGGGATTATCCGGCACCCTGTCGCCTAGCGTTGGAAACCTAACTCATCTGCAAACAAT GCTGTTGCAGAATAATCAGTTGACGGGAGTTGTTCCCTCAGACATTGGAAAGCTCTCAGAGTTACAGACACTGGACCTCTCTGGAAACCAGTTTTTTGGTGAAATTCCAAGCTCTCTTGGTTGTGTACCGCATCTTAATTACTT GAGGCTAAGTAGAAACAAGTTGTCTGGACAAATTCCTACATCCATAGCAAACCTTACAGGTCTTTCATTCTT GGACTTGTCATTTAATAACCTAAGTGGTCCCATCCCTAAGATACTTGCTAAAGATTACAG TGTTTCAGGCAACATTTTCCTCTGCTCTTCATCCTCAGAAATTTGCATGGCTTCTCAGAACCCAGTGAACG GGACTAATTCATATACGGAAGTCGGCCATCATCATATAATTATAGCTGTTATTGCCGGAGTCAGTTGTGCACTAGTCATCTCTATCTCACTGCTCATATGTTGGGTGCGTTGGTATAGATTTCGTGTTTTGTGTACTTCCCATG TGCAGCAAGGTTATGAGTTCAATATTGGTCATTTGAAACATTTTTCCTTGTGCGAATTACAAGTTGCAACAAGCAACTTCAGCTCTAGAAACATAATTGGACAAGGAGGATTTGGAGTCGTCTATAAAGGTTTTCTCCCGAATAAGACAGTAGTGGCAGTCAAGAGATTGAAAGATCCTAGTTTCACAGGGGAAGTTCAGTTTCAGACTGAAGTGGAGATGATAGGCTTGGCCTTGCACCGGAATCTTTTACGTTTGTATGGCTTCTGTATGACTCCTGCTGAAAAGCTGCTGGTTTATCCTTTTATGCCGAATGGAAGTGTTGCGGATCGCTTACGAG acCCTTGCCATGAGAATCCGTCTTTGGATTGGGGTAAACGGATGCGCATTGCAGTTGGGGCAGCTCGTGGTCTTCTGTATTTACATGAACAgtgtaatccaaaaataattcACAGGGACGTCAAAGCAGCAAACATTCTACTTGATGAAAGTTTTGAAGCTGTTGTGGGTGACTTTGGCCTTGCTAAGCTCTTAGATCCTCGGGATTCACATGTAACGACTGCAGTACGAGGTACTGTGGGACATATTGCACCCGAGTATCTCTCAACTGGTCAAtcttctgagaaaacagatgtCTTTGGATTTGGCATACTGCTTTTAGAACTCACCACAGGACAGAAGGCATTAGATGCTGCCAATGTACAAGTTCAGAAAGGAACGATCCTTGATTGG GTTAGAACCTTGTATGAGGACAAGAAATTGGAAGAGCTTGTGGATAAAAACCTTAGGGGATGTTTCAATGCAGATGAATTAGAGAAGGCTGTAGGACTGACTCTACAATGCACTCAATCAAGTCCGGACCAAAGGCCAAAAATGTCAAAAGTCTTGAAGATCTTAGTTTCTGGAGAAAGAGAGCCTACAGAGTCACCAGGTGTAGCTGATCCATGTCAAGGCACAACATTTAGTTTTCCTTGCAACTTTAGCCAAGCCCGCGAAGAATCGTCCTTTGTTGCTGAAGCAATCGAACTCTCAGGGCCTCGATAA
- the LOC140838745 gene encoding O-fucosyltransferase 8-like isoform X3: MMTKRKIQLCIFDYYIWHQFHSQRERLSKRSQIFGRNDIFKLLCGNLGLIMGHKVCNAVAVASLLNATLVIPRFLYSNVWKDPSQFHDIYQEDTFMNTLKNNVNIVKELPSNLKSKDLKAIGSIVTDSDLSKEATPEEYTENILPILIRNGVVHFLGFGNRLGFNSMPSDVQKLRCKCNFHALKFVPRIQKIGSLLVKRIRKYESAKSLLDKALLGKYISSIPPRKQVAITSSSKYLALHLRFEVDMVAYSMCDFGGGEDEKRELQAYREEHFPILLERLKKLKQISPTELRITGRCPLTPEEAALVLAGLGFDSGTSVYLAGSKIYGGKSKMKSITGLYPNMVTKEDLLSPKELEPLRNFSSQLAALDFIACAASDVFSMTDSGSQLSSLVSGFRTYYGGRNAPILRPSKKSLASILRENNTISWHSFERRIRRMIEEGQRVVNNTCSGKSIYRHPRCNECMRKDQ, encoded by the exons ATGATGACCAAGCGAAAAATCCAGTTATGTATTTTCGACTATTACATATGGCATCAGTTTCACTCGCAGAG AGAGAGATTGAGCAAAAGGAGTCAAATTTTTGGAAGGAACGATATCTTCAAGCTTCTTTGTGGAAACCTTGGGCTGATAATGGGTCACAAG GTCTGTAACGCAGTTGCGGTAGCATCTCTCCTTAATGCAACTTTAGTAATTCCTCGATTTCTTTACAGCAATGTATGGAAGGATCCAAG CCAGTTTCATGATATTTATCAAGAGGATACTTTTATGAATACACTGAAGAATAATGTAAATATTGTGAAGGAGCTCCCTTCGAATCTGAAATCAAAAGATCTCAAGGCAATTGGCAGTATC GTAACAGATTCAGATCTTTCAAAGGAGGCAACGCCTGAAGAATACACAGAGAACATTCTCCCTATTTTAATTCGTAATGGAGTTGTTCACTTTCTTGGATTTGGTAATAGACTAGGGTTCAACTCAATGCCTTCTGATGTTCAG AAACTAAGATGCAAGTGTAACTTTCATGCATTAAAGTTCGTCCCGAGAATTCAAAAAATCGGCTCTTTATTAGTGAAGAGGATAAGAAAATATGAGAGTGCAAAAAGCCTTTTAGACAAAGCGCTTCTTGGAAAATACATCTCAAGTATCCCTCCAAGAAAGCAAGTCGCCATAACAAGCTCTTCCAAATACCTTGCGTTGCATTTGCGGTTCGAAGTTGATATGGTGGCATATTCCATGTGTGATTTTGGAGGTGGTGAAGATGAGAAACGGGAGCTTCAGGCCTATAGAGAGGAGCATTTTCCTATTCTCCTCGAGCGGTTGAAGAAATTAAA ACAGATTTCTCCGACAGAATTAAGAATAACAGGAAGGTGCCCATTAACACCAGAAGAAGCGGCATTGGTTCTTGCAGGGCTCGGATTTGACAGTGGAACTTCCGTCTATCTTGCTGGATCAAAAATTTATGGAGGAAAATCAaagatgaaatctattactggCCTTTATCCAAATATGGTTACAAAGGAGGATCTCCTTTCTCCCAAAGAACTCGAACCTCTACGGAATTTTTCATCTCAG CTTGCAGCTTTGGATTTTATCGCTTGTGCTGCTTCTGATGTTTTCTCCATGACCGACTCGGGAAGCCAGCTATCATCCTTGGTGTCTGGTTTTCGTACCTATTATGGTGGAAGAAATGCTCCCATCTTGAGGCCTAGCAAGAAGAGTTTGGCCTCAATCCTTCGTGAAAATAACACAATCAGCTGGCACAGTTTTGAGAGAAGAATACGAAGGATGATCGAGGAAGGCCAAAGAGTAGTGAATAACACGTGTTCTGGCAAAAGCATTTATCGACATCCAAGATGTAATGAGTGCATGCGCAAAGATCAATAG